ggtgtcaaattttgattgataatcgctcctatgaagcacctcgggacatgttactgcgttaaaggcactatataaatgcaaattgttgttgttaaaatattaaaaaaatgaaatttatGGTCATGAAGAATGTCTCCATTCAGTCCTCCAGTTTTCTAAGATATGTTCTACTGAGAGAGCAGGAAGTGACATCACCAGAGCTTGGCTTTGAGCTAAACGACaagagaattacacagaattacgtagaatgtacagcacaattaAATGGCAACTTTTCAGAAAACTTCGCACCGAGATGGATTTGCAGTCTAAACTGAATTGTATTGATGCTTTGTATTGATCACGTTACCTATTGAGATATTTTAGGGGAATCAGTATGGCCTTGTGATTACGGATTTGTAAAAAGGCAATTCATTTTCTGACAGATGTAATAGCGTTCTTTGAGACAACGAGAGTGAACTGATAAAGGAAGTGCTGTGGATattgtgtacatggattttcaaaaggagtgTTCCGTAAGGTGCCTCAATGGAGACTCGTTAAGAAAATTATGGCAGGCGTTattaacatatgaacatacgaattaagagcaggagtaggccattcggccccttgagcctgccctgccatttgataagatcatggctgatctgattgtgacctcaaccctactttcccgtctacctactataacctttgacccccttgttaatcaggaatctatctaactcagccttaaaaagttctagtctctcccacaaggggaacatcctctcagcatctgccccttccagtcccctcagaatcttatatgtttcaaaacgatcacctctcattcttctaaactccagtgtatacaggcccaacttgtccaacctgtcctcataagataaccccctcattccaggaatcagtcgagtgaaccttctcagaaccacctccaaagcaattatgtcctttcttaaataaggagaccaaaactacacacaatattctagatgtggtctcaccaatgccctgcacaactatagcaaaacatctctacttttatattccattccctttgcaataaatgacaacattccatttgccttcctaatcacttgctctacctgcatactaactttgtgattcatgtactaggacacccagatccctctgtacctcagggttctgcaatctctctccatttaaataatatacggcttttctattcctcctgccaaagtggacaagttcacattttcccacattatattccatctgccaaatttttgcccactcacttaacctatctatatccctttgcagactccttatgtcctcttcacaacttattttcctacctacctttgtgtcatcagcaaatttagcaaccatacattcgatcccttcacccaagtcattgatatagattgtaaatagttgaggcccaagcattgatccctgtggcactccactcgttacatcttgccaacctgaaaatgacccatttatgcctactctctgtttcctgttagctaaccaatcctttatccatgataatatattaccccctacaccatgagctcttattttgtgtagtagcctttaatGCGGCAGCTCTGGATAGGGATTTAGTTGAAGGACAGAAAGCGGAGAGTAGTGGGTGAATGGATGTGTTTTGGGGGAGAGGAATGTGAACAGtgatcccccccctcctccccgccaggGGTGAGGGCtgagaccattgctcttctcaatatataaATGATCTTGACTTGGGTGTAGGAGGCACAATGTCAACATTTTCAGACGGCACAAAAATAAGGACTGTGGCAAACCGTGAAGTGGACTATGAGGGATTCCAGGAGGACCCATAATACCtcttaaaagggaaatggataaatatttaagaAAAGAGGCAATTGAAAGGATTATAGGGAAACAGCAAGGAAATGGGACTCAGAGCGGATGGCTCAGAGAGTTGACACAtgtgtgatgggctgaatggcctccttctgtcctgtaacagtCTATAATTCTTTAAGTAGAAGTATATTTCAAATTGTATGTACCCTTTCTTTTTTTCGGTCATTCTCAGGCTGTGGGGCCAGCATTTATAaggccatccctagtttccctcagTTTGGTACAACGGAGGGGCTTGCTAGGTCCACTTTAGAgggaagttaagagtcaaccatgttgttgTGGTACTGGAGtggcatataggccagaccaggtattggatggcaggtttccttccctaaaggccattagtgaaccagtatGGTTTTTACGAAAACTTGATAGCTTTATAAATGGCTGAGTGAGAGCAAGTCTAGGTACTAGCTGCTGTTGATAGGATCTTTCAAAAAATTAATTCTGGGGAtgcgggcgttgctggcaaggccaggatttattgcccatccctagttgcccccttgagaaggtggtggtgagccgccttcttcgtgaaccgctgcagtccgtgtggtgaaggttcgcccacagtgctgttaggtagggagttccaggattttgacccaacgacgctgaaggaacggccgatatatttccaagtcgggatggtgcgtgacttggtggggaatttggagacggatggtgttcccatgcacctgctgtagGATAATTGGCCTGTAACAGTTTTAGTGGCTTCACTCTTTTAGATATCACTCATGGACTCTGCCACCTGTCATTTGTGGAGGGCAGACATGTgagcagagcacctgcctcttgTCAATGATGCAAAACAGGGTGGTGGGGGAGATAAAGGCATTgtaaagaggggagaaaatgatTTTAGAAATGGAGGAGGAATTACACGATCTTAGCTCGAGGCAGCGATAGACTTTCTAAGATTCCAGGCAGGAATGTGAAGTGAGTAGGTCCATCAGCTCAATTCCCGAAAATCTAGGATTAGTTGAGCCGAGCGCTGACTTTCCTGGGATTACGTGGTGAGGACTCCCCGCAGCACAGACTGCATGTActcctttcaatttagtatactgcatTCACTGcccacaatgcagtctcctctacattggggagaccaaacgcaggccgggtgatcgctttgctgaacacctccgctcagtccgcaagcgtgaccctgacctgccgaccTTGATACGCTGGAGATTGTAGCAGgaaggaaagaccgagagagCTAAGAGGTTCTATCGTTTtaagatcctgggaaagaatgggttACAGTTGGGAGATGGTGTGAAGAGTAAAAGGAGCTTTGTAGTTGGATTTCAGATTAACAAGCGATCAGAGTGATGGCCAGAGTGGTAAATGTACACAAACTGACAAAATGAAGAGAAGGGCTACGATAGATTGAAGGCCAAAGGCAAGAGACGGGTCATCTATTGAAGAACAAGCTTTATCTTGTTTCCTGTCTAGGAGGCAGGTGTTAGAAGGCCCTTGCCATATATGGGAGCAGAACGCACATGTGGATGTACTTGACCGTACAGTGTTGTTCAGGATCGGGCCGTTCTCATAATCTTACAGGGAAAACAAATTTCATTGCTGAGCAACACTGGTAGGTAAATGTGCAGAATGACAACAATCACACCCACAACAATCAGGTGTGTAATTAAAGCAGCTCCACACCCTGATGATACCTTTAGCTACAACAGCAAATAATACTAACAAAATGCACTGCCCGTTCTGGTACCTCTCATTGCAGGTTGTAAATAAGCACGGATTAACCAGAACCAATCACACTCGACCCCACTCACTGCAGTGTTGTCACCAGAGCAGAGTGAGGTAGACGGGAGTGTTGTAATCCAGAGTGATGGACACAGAACACCAACCCTCCCACGGCAGCTCGTCCGTCTAGTACTCTGACTCTCCCATTCAAGCTCACCATCACTGCACCTCTGCTCACCATCACTGCACCTCTGCTCATCATCACTGCACCGCTGCTCACCGTCACTGCACCTCTGCTCACCATCACTGCACCACTGCTCATCATCACTGCATCTCTGATCACCATCACTGCACCACTGCTCATCATCACTGCATCTCTGATCATCATCACTGCATCTCTGCTCATCATCACTGCACCTCTGATCACCATCACTGCACCACTGCTCATCATCACTGCATCTCTGATCACCATCACTGCACCACTGCTCATCATCACTGCATCTCTGATCATCATCACTGCACCTCTGCTCATCATCACTGCACCGCTGCTCACCGTCACTGCACCTCTGCTCACCATCACTGCACCACTGCTCATCATCACTGCATCTCTGATCACCATCACTGCACCACTGCTCATCATCACTGCATCTCTGATCATCATCACTGCGCCTCTGCTCACTGTCACTGCACCACTGCTCACCATCACTGTGCCTCTGCTCACCGTCACTGTGCCTCTGTTCATCGTCACTGTGCCTCTGCTCACCGTCACTGTGCCTCTGCTCACCGTCACTGCACCGCTGCTCACCATCACTGTGCCTCTGCTCACCGTCACTGCGCCTCTGCTCATCGTCACTGTGCCTCTGCTCACCGTCACTGCACCGCTGCTCACCATCACTGTGCCTCTGCTCACCGTCACTGCGCCTCTGCTCACCGTCACTGCACCTCTGCTCATCATCACTGCACCTCTGCTCACTGTCACTGCACCACTGCTCACCGTCACTGCACCTCTGCTCATCACTGCACCACTGCTCACCATCACTGCACCTCTGCTCATCATCACTGCACCACTGCTCACCGTCACTGCGCCTCTGCTCACTGTCACTGCACGGCTGCTCACCATCACTGTGCCTCTGCTCACCGTCACTGCGCCTCTGCTCACCGTCACTGCACCTCTGCTCATCGTCACTGCGCCTCTGCTCACTGTCCCTGCGCCTCTGCTCACCGTCACTGTGCCATCACTGTGCCTCTGCTCACCGTCACTGCGCCTCTGCTCACCGTCATTGCGTCTCTGCTCACCATCACTGTGCCTCTGCTCACCGTCACTGCACCTCTGCTCATCGTCACTGTGCCTCTGCTCACCATCACTGCACCACTGCTCACCATCACTGCACCTCTGCTCATCATCACTGCACCACTGCTCACCGTCACTGCGCCTCTGCTCACTGTCACTGCACCACTGCTCACCATCACCGTGCCTCTGCTCACCGTCACTGCGCCTCTGCTCATCGTCACTGTGCCTCTGCTCACTGTCACTGCACCACTGCTCACCATCACTGTGCCTCTGCTCACCGTCACTGCGCCTCTGCTCACTGTCACTGCACCACTGCTCACCATCACTGTGCCTCTGCTCACCGTCACTGTGCCTCTGCTCATCGTCACTGTGCCTCTGCTCACCGTCACTGTGCCTCTGCTCACCGTCACTGCACCGCTGCTCACCATCACTGTGCCTCTGCTCACCGTCACTGCGCCTCTGCTCATCGTCACTGTGCCTCTGCTCACCGTCACTGCACCGCTGCTCACCATCACTGTGCCTCTGCTCACCGTCACTGCGCCTCTGCTCACCGTCACTGCACCTCTGCTCATCGTCACTGCGCCTCTGCTCACCGTCACTGTGCCGTCACTGCGCTTCTGCTCACCGTCCCTGCGCCTCTGCTCACCATCCTTGCGTCTCTGCTCACCATCATTGCGCCTCTGCTCACCGTCCCTGCGCCTCTGCTCACCGTCCCTGCGCCTCTGCTCACCGTCCCTGCGCCTCTGCTCACCGTCCCTGCGCCTCTGCTCACCGTCCCTGCGCCTCTGCTCACCGTCCCTGCGCCTCTGCTCACCGTCCCTGCACTTCTGCTCAATTTCCCTGTGCCTCTGCTCACCATCCCTGCGCCTCTGGAACCGTTCCTCATAGTTTATATTCTGTTTGAAAACCTATCAGCTCCGTAGCAGGTTTAGACAATATTCAAGAAgaccattttaaaatattaattgttATTTACTTTCCATTTGGATGGAAAATTGTTCGGGCCAAACCGACATACCTGTCCAAATTCCCAAAATGAGCTCCCATCACGTGAATCTCAGAACCGGGAATGTTAATTCTTATAATCTCTCCCATTACACTGGATTGGAATAAGTGATGGTACAATAGAATTCCATGTGGGATTGTACACGTGAATTGTTGCTATTCCGTCCCATATTCCACCCACCGGTCTAATGGAAGAACCCAtggtcaatccctggtctgtgctaagttcATCTTAGCTAAGACAGTGATACCATTAGCCTCAGCGCTCCTGAGATGGGGAATCATCCAGGATTCTTTCTCCCAACTGTTATCCAGCTGGAACGTGCACAAGTGTCGACAGCAAGTGAGAACAGGATTGTGCACCTCATAGTCAAATAGCTCGCCGACTCTCACCCCCGAGGCCCGCTTGGGTGGGgcaagagtgaggaggggaggggcgaaCGGGGGgcatggatggagggaggggggggagggaactGTAAATCAAAGGAGTGCAAGAACAGGGACTATAGCAGCAAGGTGATCATTTAGCACTCACCTCCACCTGATACCAGAACCATCACATGTGTGTCgtaactcccctccccctctgtgaCAGACTCTTTTGAAGTTTGAAGGACAATTATCAACAgtacatttgttttttaaaagttcaaattccACATTTCAAAACAAGGAGCCTCTGCCAACCAACAGGAAAACAGGACAAACAAAAAGCTCGGGTTTAAAGTTTACCAGGGGCTGTATTTTGGGGATTTGCAGCGTGTGTTTTCGCTGCAGGTGGAGGCGCCTCTAATTCATTCATTAAAGTGTATGCAGATCACCGACCCCAGTTCCCACCTCCCAGAGACGCAGGGAGACGTCCTGATCGCATTGCTGCAGACTGAGCATTGGGACGGTCAGGAGACTTCCCTGCAACATCAGGAGTTGGGTGCTGGTACAGGAGATTCCAGGGTCCCTGCAGACGGATCAGGGCACTTATGAGGTCTGGAATGGGAGTCtgcacccgaactatctcctccttgaaggtctcccattgctcatttactgttttacctgccaatccatgtgtccaatccacctggaccagatcccttttcaactcactgatattaaccctcttccagttgagtatcttcaccttcgattgtttcttgtccctttccataattactctaaacttaatgatattgtgatcagtgttcccaggtgctctcccactgaaacatgctccacctgtcccACTTGTGGTACTCATGGCCCAATGAGACGGATCCTTCTAACAGACCAAGTACTCCTGGCCCAATGAGCTGGCTCCTTCTAACAGATCTGGCACTTGCGCACTCTTCCAACTTTGTTTTATCTCCTGAGAGAATCACAAGTCGAGCCTTCAGCAAGGGAAAATTCTGGGATCTTTCCCAaattccccgccccctcccaaaaaaaaatcgAAGGGCATAAATCTCACTTAATGTCCCAAATTAcgctgaagtgcagtcactgttatatagAAACTACAATGCAGGATCAGGCCATTGAGTCTGTAGACGACAGGAGTAAGAAGGGAATTCAAGTACAGCCTTTTCACCTTAATGGCAAAGCAGCTGAATAAGT
The nucleotide sequence above comes from Heptranchias perlo isolate sHepPer1 chromosome 23, sHepPer1.hap1, whole genome shotgun sequence. Encoded proteins:
- the LOC137341446 gene encoding LOW QUALITY PROTEIN: mucin-2-like (The sequence of the model RefSeq protein was modified relative to this genomic sequence to represent the inferred CDS: deleted 2 bases in 1 codon), with amino-acid sequence MRHLKKAFTSAFELEGNAGTSFQEFMYLESSSYQERILRNSGTDISKPHEISHPQEILPHPLTCVPNLLENVRQEKIQSIMRRCVCTVDNGETNDIELSELAHQDICNRLYGSHQHMTHSSPSTLTITAPLLTITAPLLIITAPLLTVTAPLLTITAPLLIITASLITITAPLLIITASLIIITASLLIITAPLITITAPLLIITASLITITAPLLIITASLIIITAPLLIITAPLLTVTAPLLTITAPLLIITASLITITAPLLIITASLIIITAPLLTVTAPLLTITVPLLTVTVPLFIVTVPLLTVTVPLLTVTAPLLTITVPLLTVTAPLLIVTVPLLTVTAPLLTITVPLLTVTAPLLTVTAPLLIITAPLLTVTAPLLTVTAPLLITAPLLTITAPLLIITAPLLTVTAPLLTVTARLLTITVPLLTVTAPLLTLTVIASLLTITVPLLTVTAPLLIVTVPLLTITAPLLTITAPLLIITAPLLTVTAPLLTVTAPLLTITVPLLTVTAPLLIVTVPLLTVTAPLLTITVPLLTVTAPLLTVTAPLLTITVPLLTVTVPLLIVTVPLLTVTVPLLTVTAPLLTITVPLLTVTAPLLIVTVPLLTVTAPLLTITVPLLTVTAPLLTVTAPLLIVTAPLLTVTVVTALLLTVPAPLLTILASLLTIIAPLLTVPAPLLTVPAPLLTVPAPLLTVPAPLLTVPAPLLTVPAPLLTVPALLLNFPVPLLTIPAPLEPFLIVYILFENLSAP